One genomic segment of Bacillota bacterium includes these proteins:
- the pyrF gene encoding orotidine-5'-phosphate decarboxylase: MEARERLIVALDVETIERAQSLVEELRGHVGTFKIGLELFCHYGPPVVSIIRDRGARVFLDLKFHDIPRTAAQAARAAVRMGASLLTVHVAGGREMLRSVAEAVQEDAGSGEIPKVLGVTVLTSLGAEQLKDDLGIARSPRDQVLFWVEVAQSCGLSGVVASAHEVAAIRAQCDPNFLIVTPGIRPAGSETDDQKRVGTPGEALRSGADYLVVGRPILQAQDPRQAAAALIQEMKEVLECRNKNC; this comes from the coding sequence ATGGAAGCTCGAGAGAGGTTGATTGTCGCACTTGACGTAGAAACGATAGAGCGGGCCCAAAGTCTCGTAGAAGAATTACGGGGCCATGTGGGAACGTTTAAAATCGGGCTGGAACTTTTTTGCCATTATGGCCCCCCGGTAGTATCGATAATTAGGGACCGGGGGGCGCGTGTTTTTCTCGACCTGAAATTTCACGATATTCCCCGGACAGCGGCCCAGGCCGCCCGTGCCGCAGTGAGAATGGGCGCCTCCCTGCTCACCGTCCACGTTGCCGGGGGGAGGGAAATGCTCCGTTCTGTGGCGGAGGCCGTCCAGGAGGATGCGGGATCGGGGGAGATTCCAAAAGTTCTCGGGGTTACCGTCCTTACAAGTCTCGGAGCTGAACAACTAAAAGACGACCTGGGCATTGCCCGTTCACCCCGGGACCAGGTACTTTTCTGGGTTGAAGTAGCGCAGAGTTGCGGTCTCTCTGGAGTTGTTGCTTCTGCACACGAAGTCGCGGCGATCCGGGCTCAATGTGATCCGAACTTTTTGATTGTTACTCCGGGTATCCGCCCGGCAGGGTCAGAAACCGATGATCAGAAACGGGTCGGCACACCGGGGGAGGCGTTGCGTTCAGGGGCGGACTATTTAGTGGTAGGCCGTCCGATTTTACAGGCTCAAGACCCGCGCCAGGCCGCTGCGGCCTTAATTCAGGAAATGAAGGAGGTGTTGGAATGCCGGAACAAAAATTGTTAG
- the pyrE gene encoding orotate phosphoribosyltransferase, with translation MPEQKLLEIFRQCGALLEGHFLLTSGLHSNRYIQCALVLQYPELATNLGAKLADRFRDLSIDLVVGPALGGVLVAHEVARALNTRALFTEREGGVMTLRRGFSVAPGENVLVVEDVVTTGGSTREVVAVMQAAGAKVVGIGALVDRHTGSLDFDLPFHALLTLETATYPPESCPFCQEGKPLVKPGSRQPAKS, from the coding sequence ATGCCGGAACAAAAATTGTTAGAAATTTTTCGTCAGTGTGGGGCTCTCCTGGAGGGGCACTTTCTCCTGACTTCGGGGCTTCATAGCAACCGCTACATCCAGTGCGCCCTGGTTCTCCAGTATCCCGAACTGGCGACAAACCTCGGGGCAAAACTGGCAGATCGTTTCCGGGATTTATCTATTGACCTTGTTGTGGGGCCGGCTCTGGGAGGGGTCCTGGTGGCTCATGAAGTGGCGCGAGCCTTAAACACAAGGGCGCTCTTTACCGAACGGGAAGGGGGAGTCATGACACTGCGCCGGGGTTTTTCAGTCGCGCCGGGTGAAAATGTTCTTGTAGTTGAGGATGTTGTCACCACTGGGGGCTCGACCCGCGAGGTGGTTGCAGTGATGCAGGCAGCAGGAGCGAAGGTGGTAGGTATCGGTGCCCTGGTAGATCGCCATACCGGGAGCCTGGACTTCGATTTACCCTTCCACGCCTTGCTAACTTTAGAGACAGCGACTTATCCTCCTGAGTCATGTCCTTTTTGCCAGGAAGGAAAGCCGCTGGTAAAACCGGGGAGCAGGCAGCCGGCAAAGTCATAA
- a CDS encoding NFACT RNA binding domain-containing protein produces the protein MSPDGITLSVIVRELQELLIQGKVERIFQPEEHEIILHIRRPGQSFRLLLSAQAENARVHLTGKEKKNPPSPPLFCLVLRKYLEGSRLIRIEQVDLDRVLRLTFTRLEESGLYQEKILIVEIMGKHSNIILLEPKTGLIIDGIKRYSHAVSRHREVLPGRPYLPPPAQNKVHPLDLTEEMFRETLLKGPWEKPTSELISCHIAGIGPVLGREIAARAGLDCDLRLEYCGEHELRTLWTAFQKAVPPLLQGDYQPTLIFERKRPICYAPVALIQYQGLRAVSQKSMNQILDQYYTVRQEINRYQQLLNTLKNTVKREQERCLKKILISQQVQAEAEKALGYRLQGEMLLAHLHQIPRGQKHVVLPNLYEPEAPPVEIELNPSLTPSQNAQQLFRKYTKARNTLNFVREQMMQTAGEQKYLASVLTALDQAETLQELEEIRTELEEAGYIKAKNRKHKKGKREASNLQPQILRFTSPEGFEILVGKNNKQNDYLTMRLAKNDDLWLHAKDVAGSHVVIKAQPGRSIPPATLERAAQLAAYYSEARHSSKVPVDYTKRKNVSKPARARPGYVIYENYETVFVAPTEPERFTSSV, from the coding sequence ATGTCACCGGATGGAATTACGCTCTCCGTAATCGTACGGGAACTACAAGAACTCCTGATTCAGGGGAAAGTTGAAAGAATCTTTCAGCCCGAGGAGCACGAAATCATCCTGCACATCCGCCGCCCGGGGCAGAGTTTCCGTCTCCTTCTTTCCGCCCAGGCAGAAAACGCGCGGGTACACCTGACAGGAAAAGAAAAGAAAAATCCTCCGTCACCCCCTCTTTTTTGTCTTGTCCTCAGGAAATACCTTGAGGGAAGCCGTTTAATACGCATTGAACAGGTTGATCTTGACCGCGTCCTCCGGTTGACTTTTACCCGGCTTGAAGAAAGCGGTCTCTATCAAGAAAAAATTCTGATTGTCGAAATTATGGGAAAACACAGCAACATCATCCTTTTGGAGCCAAAAACTGGGCTGATTATTGACGGAATTAAACGTTATTCTCATGCGGTGAGCCGCCACCGAGAGGTCTTACCCGGCCGTCCTTACCTTCCGCCTCCAGCGCAAAACAAGGTCCACCCCCTTGACCTTACTGAAGAAATGTTTCGAGAAACTTTACTGAAAGGTCCCTGGGAAAAACCAACCAGTGAACTAATTTCCTGCCACATTGCGGGTATCGGCCCCGTCCTGGGAAGGGAAATTGCGGCACGCGCCGGTTTAGATTGCGATCTCCGCCTGGAGTACTGCGGGGAGCACGAGCTCAGGACACTCTGGACGGCTTTTCAAAAAGCGGTCCCGCCTTTACTGCAAGGAGACTACCAGCCTACCCTGATTTTCGAGCGAAAGCGCCCGATCTGTTACGCCCCTGTCGCCTTAATCCAGTATCAGGGCCTGCGCGCCGTGAGCCAAAAATCAATGAACCAGATCCTGGACCAGTATTACACGGTGCGACAGGAAATTAACCGGTACCAACAACTCCTGAACACACTTAAAAATACAGTGAAAAGGGAACAAGAGCGCTGCCTGAAAAAGATCCTCATCTCCCAACAGGTACAGGCGGAGGCAGAAAAGGCCCTGGGGTATCGCCTGCAGGGAGAAATGCTCCTTGCCCACCTCCACCAGATCCCCCGCGGCCAGAAACACGTGGTTCTTCCAAATCTTTACGAACCTGAGGCGCCGCCGGTTGAGATTGAACTAAACCCGTCTTTGACCCCGAGTCAAAATGCCCAGCAACTATTCCGCAAGTATACAAAAGCGCGAAATACGCTCAACTTTGTAAGAGAACAAATGATGCAAACCGCGGGAGAACAAAAATACCTGGCCAGTGTGCTTACCGCTCTGGACCAGGCCGAAACACTGCAGGAACTAGAAGAAATCAGAACAGAACTGGAAGAGGCGGGCTACATTAAGGCTAAAAACAGGAAACACAAAAAAGGTAAAAGGGAAGCTTCGAACTTGCAGCCCCAGATCTTACGGTTTACCTCGCCCGAGGGATTCGAGATCCTGGTTGGCAAAAACAACAAACAAAATGATTACCTCACCATGCGCCTGGCAAAAAATGATGACCTCTGGCTTCACGCAAAAGATGTTGCAGGGTCTCATGTAGTCATTAAGGCCCAGCCGGGCCGGTCAATTCCGCCGGCAACCTTAGAAAGGGCGGCCCAGCTTGCCGCCTATTACAGTGAGGCCCGCCACTCCTCGAAGGTACCCGTTGACTACACAAAACGTAAAAATGTTTCAAAACCGGCCAGGGCCCGCCCCGGTTACGTAATTTACGAAAACTACGAGACCGTCTTTGTTGCTCCAACAGAACCCGAAAGATTCACCTCCTCCGTCTAA